The following are encoded in a window of Geobacter metallireducens GS-15 genomic DNA:
- a CDS encoding gamma carbonic anhydrase family protein — MIRSFQGMNPRIDSSAFIAETAVVIGDVTVGAESSIWYNVVVRGDVNFIRIGARSNIQDLTMLHVTHKKHADDPGAPLVIGDDVTVGHSVTLHGCTIENGAFIGMQAMVMDKAVVGEGALVGARALVTEGTVIPPHTLWVGAPARYKRDLTPDEIAWLKRSAGNYVRYSREYLDDTP; from the coding sequence ATGATACGTTCTTTTCAGGGGATGAACCCCCGGATCGACTCCTCCGCCTTCATCGCCGAAACCGCCGTGGTCATCGGCGACGTGACCGTGGGGGCCGAAAGCAGCATCTGGTATAACGTGGTGGTCCGGGGAGATGTGAACTTCATCCGGATCGGCGCCCGGAGCAATATCCAGGACCTCACCATGCTCCACGTGACCCACAAGAAGCACGCCGACGACCCCGGCGCCCCGCTCGTCATCGGTGACGACGTGACCGTGGGGCACAGCGTCACCCTCCACGGCTGCACCATCGAAAACGGCGCCTTCATCGGGATGCAGGCCATGGTTATGGACAAGGCGGTGGTGGGGGAAGGGGCGCTGGTGGGTGCCCGGGCCCTCGTCACCGAGGGAACCGTCATCCCACCCCATACCCTCTGGGTCGGCGCGCCGGCCCGGTACAAGCGGGACCTGACCCCCGACGAGATCGCCTGGCTCAAGCGTTCGGCCGGCAACTACGTGAGATACTCCCGGGAGTATCTGGACGATACGCCATAG
- a CDS encoding TatA/E family twin arginine-targeting protein translocase codes for MFGIGMPELIVILVIALIVIGPQKLPDIARSLGKGLAEFKRASDDFQRNMAEEVRNLDEREKAEKEAQTAAADPKGDPAAEVKAHGDRAAETASRGGDGAKSA; via the coding sequence ATGTTTGGAATCGGCATGCCGGAGTTGATAGTCATCCTTGTCATCGCCCTGATCGTTATCGGTCCCCAGAAGCTCCCCGACATCGCCCGGTCCCTGGGGAAGGGGCTGGCCGAGTTCAAGCGGGCCTCCGACGACTTCCAGCGGAACATGGCCGAGGAGGTCCGGAACCTGGATGAAAGGGAAAAGGCCGAAAAAGAAGCCCAGACCGCCGCTGCTGACCCGAAGGGGGACCCGGCTGCCGAGGTTAAGGCCCATGGGGACCGGGCAGCAGAGACTGCGTCCAGGGGAGGCGACGGGGCGAAGTCGGCTTGA
- the ybgF gene encoding tol-pal system protein YbgF, translated as MNIVRNISLVVLLALSGCAMRSDLETVQRDNEELKTRIFRLEKDLGGVRTETRAGIETTLQDFEKERAGARKGLADLQASMDAMKVDLQVMAGKVDDLSLAAKKPTEEVNLLKEDLERRLSSLEERLGAVQKKVTDMETAQAKPPEPATPEALYQKGLDAYRSGNFAAARESFARFLEQHPKHELAVNAHYWSGEAYYGEKKYEQAILEFQEVIKNFPGKEKVPAAMLKQAGAFNEIGDVKSARYVLRKLIDEHPSTEEARRAKERLKALK; from the coding sequence ATGAACATCGTACGGAATATATCGCTCGTCGTGCTGCTGGCCCTGTCGGGATGCGCCATGCGCAGCGACCTGGAGACGGTGCAACGGGACAACGAGGAACTGAAGACCCGCATCTTCCGCCTTGAGAAGGACCTGGGAGGGGTGCGGACGGAGACCAGGGCCGGCATCGAGACAACCTTGCAGGACTTCGAGAAGGAGCGGGCCGGCGCCCGTAAGGGGCTCGCGGACCTCCAAGCATCCATGGACGCCATGAAGGTTGACCTCCAGGTAATGGCCGGGAAGGTGGACGACCTCTCCCTGGCCGCCAAGAAGCCGACCGAGGAGGTGAATCTCCTCAAGGAAGACCTGGAACGGCGCCTTTCCTCCCTGGAGGAAAGGCTAGGAGCGGTGCAGAAGAAGGTGACGGACATGGAAACGGCCCAGGCCAAGCCCCCCGAGCCTGCGACTCCCGAAGCCCTTTACCAGAAGGGGCTCGACGCCTACCGGAGCGGCAATTTCGCTGCGGCCCGGGAGTCATTTGCCCGCTTCCTGGAACAGCACCCGAAGCACGAACTTGCGGTCAACGCCCACTACTGGTCCGGCGAGGCCTACTACGGCGAAAAGAAATACGAACAGGCAATCCTGGAATTCCAGGAGGTGATCAAAAATTTCCCCGGCAAGGAAAAGGTACCTGCGGCCATGCTGAAACAGGCCGGGGCCTTCAACGAGATCGGCGACGTGAAGAGCGCCCGTTACGTGCTGCGGAAACTCATCGACGAGCACCCCTCCACCGAGGAGGCGAGGCGGGCCAAGGAGAGGCTCAAGGCCCTCAAATAA
- the pal gene encoding peptidoglycan-associated lipoprotein Pal — MRKCTFGLVALLCFGLVAAGCAKKEMVKPEEAVPPVAAPQPTTPAKPAAPPVKEEPIAAQPIPEAPVKTETLQPATALDTVTATLDRIFFDFDSFVLSQAARDILSKNAEYLLKKQPNARVLIEGHCDERGSDEYNLALGEKRAKAARDYLVTLGVAANRLSIISYGEEKPLDPGHTEEAWAKNRRAEFLIVK; from the coding sequence ATGCGTAAATGCACCTTTGGTCTCGTTGCCCTGCTCTGTTTCGGTCTCGTTGCGGCTGGTTGCGCCAAAAAGGAGATGGTGAAGCCTGAAGAGGCGGTACCGCCGGTAGCGGCCCCCCAACCCACAACTCCGGCCAAACCCGCTGCTCCGCCGGTGAAGGAGGAGCCCATTGCGGCCCAGCCCATCCCCGAGGCCCCCGTCAAGACGGAAACCCTCCAACCGGCCACGGCCCTTGACACCGTCACGGCGACTCTGGATCGGATCTTCTTCGATTTCGACTCCTTCGTCCTCAGTCAGGCCGCCCGGGATATCCTTTCCAAGAACGCGGAGTACCTCCTCAAGAAGCAGCCCAATGCCCGGGTCCTCATTGAAGGGCACTGCGACGAGCGGGGCTCCGACGAGTACAACCTGGCCCTGGGGGAAAAGCGGGCCAAGGCGGCCCGTGATTACCTGGTGACCCTCGGCGTCGCCGCCAATCGCCTTTCCATCATCAGTTACGGTGAGGAGAAGCCCCTTGATCCGGGACATACCGAAGAAGCCTGGGCGAAAAACCGTCGGGCCGAATTCCTCATTGTCAAATAA
- the nadA gene encoding quinolinate synthase NadA has product MQADTIKQEIRRLLKERNAVLLAHNYMRDEVQEIADITGDSLGLSQEAAKTAADVIVFCGVHFMAESASILSPHKTVLLPRRDAGCPMADMVTVEGLLELKARHPGVPVVTYVNSSAAVKAVSDICCTSANAVKVVNSLPDREVIFVPDRNLGQFVAKQSDKAFHFWDGYCPTHERLKADVVARLKAENPDALFICHPECNPAVVALADHACSTSGMYDYCRKSPAKRFIIGTEAGILYKLRLENPDKEFILASPALVCPNMKLTSLEDILDALTTMAPVVQVPEDIRVQAKRALDRMIAIPRD; this is encoded by the coding sequence ATGCAGGCCGATACCATCAAGCAGGAAATCAGGCGGCTCCTCAAGGAGCGCAACGCCGTCCTCCTGGCTCACAACTACATGCGGGACGAGGTGCAGGAAATCGCCGACATCACCGGCGACTCCCTGGGGCTCTCCCAAGAGGCGGCCAAAACCGCTGCGGACGTGATCGTCTTCTGCGGTGTTCACTTCATGGCCGAGTCGGCATCCATCCTCTCGCCCCATAAGACGGTGCTCCTGCCGCGGCGCGACGCCGGCTGCCCCATGGCCGACATGGTGACGGTGGAGGGACTCCTGGAGCTGAAGGCCAGGCATCCGGGCGTGCCGGTTGTCACCTACGTGAACTCCTCGGCGGCAGTGAAGGCCGTGAGCGACATCTGCTGCACCTCCGCCAACGCCGTGAAGGTGGTCAACTCCCTCCCGGACCGGGAGGTGATCTTCGTCCCCGACCGGAACCTGGGCCAGTTCGTGGCGAAGCAGTCGGACAAGGCCTTCCACTTCTGGGACGGCTACTGCCCCACCCACGAGCGGCTCAAGGCCGACGTGGTGGCGCGCCTGAAGGCAGAGAATCCCGATGCCCTTTTCATCTGCCACCCCGAATGCAACCCGGCGGTGGTGGCCCTGGCCGACCACGCCTGCTCCACGAGCGGCATGTACGATTACTGCCGCAAGAGTCCGGCCAAACGCTTCATCATCGGCACCGAGGCGGGAATCCTCTACAAGCTCCGCCTGGAGAACCCCGACAAGGAGTTCATCCTCGCCTCGCCGGCCCTGGTCTGCCCCAACATGAAGCTCACCTCCCTGGAGGACATCCTCGATGCCCTCACGACCATGGCGCCGGTGGTGCAGGTGCCTGAGGATATCCGGGTGCAAGCCAAGCGGGCACTGGACCGGATGATCGCCATACCGAGGGACTGA